The segment GCCGGCGGAGCCCCTCGGGAGGAGTGCCCCGCGCCCCTCCCTCGCCTCGCGATCCTGAATTCGTAACGGGAAGGAAAGAGCTATGCGCGACAAGATCGTCCTCGCTTGTCCTACTTGCGAGGAGCGGAACTACAACCTTACGAAGAACAAGCGGCTCCATCCCGAGCGGGTGGAGTATAAAAAGTTCTGTCCTCGGTGCCGCCAGCACACGATGCACAAGGAGACGAAGTAGTCCGCATGGCTTCGAAGCTGAAACGGGCCGGGGATTTCCTCGAGGAAAGCTGGGGCGAGCTCCAGCGGGTGACCTGGCCGGACTGGCCGCAGCTCAGGAGCGCGACGCTCGTCGTGATCCTCTTCTGTATCCTGGTCGCCCTCGTCATCTGGATCATGGACACCGCGTCGAACGCGGTTCTTCGCCTCATCATGGGCATTTTCGGGGCGTGAGGGGCGCGATCATGGCCGAAGCCAGGTGGTATGCGGTTCAGAGCTACTCCGGACATGAGAACAAAGTCCAGAAGCTGATCCAACGGAAGATCGACGAGGAACCGGGGGAGACGCCCGAGGAGAAGGAGATCCAGGAGGTGCTCGTTCCGACCCAGGACGTGATGGAGATCCGGAACGGGAAGCGGGTGAGCGTGACGAAGCGCCTTTACCCGGGATACGTGCTGGTGCGGATGATCATGAACGAACGCACGCTGCACGCGATCAACAACATTCAGGGAGTGATCAAGTTCGTCGGATCGGGTACCGATCCGCAGCCCCTGAGGCAGGACGAGATCAACAAGATCCTCGGGATCG is part of the Gemmatimonadota bacterium genome and harbors:
- the rpmG gene encoding 50S ribosomal protein L33, with protein sequence MRDKIVLACPTCEERNYNLTKNKRLHPERVEYKKFCPRCRQHTMHKETK
- the secE gene encoding preprotein translocase subunit SecE, encoding MASKLKRAGDFLEESWGELQRVTWPDWPQLRSATLVVILFCILVALVIWIMDTASNAVLRLIMGIFGA
- the nusG gene encoding transcription termination/antitermination protein NusG yields the protein MAEARWYAVQSYSGHENKVQKLIQRKIDEEPGETPEEKEIQEVLVPTQDVMEIRNGKRVSVTKRLYPGYVLVRMIMNERTLHAINNIQGVIKFVGSGTDPQPLRQDEINKILGIEIEGEEELEEEVPFHIGQVVEVTAGPFTDFSGTVQEVYPDKGKVKVEVSLFGRPTSVELDFTQLLGY